The following are encoded in a window of Rubellicoccus peritrichatus genomic DNA:
- a CDS encoding ATP-binding protein, translating into MHFKYSHDLKELSQLAVDLEAFGEENAINPAIIPCFNLCLDEVLTNIISYGYDDGPEHAAHLTLSLADEIMTAEIRDEGRAFNPLEDAPEPDLESEIEDRDIGGLGIHFCKEMMDKLEYRREGDWNILTMSKSVALPALDD; encoded by the coding sequence ATGCATTTTAAATACAGTCACGATTTGAAGGAATTGAGCCAACTCGCTGTTGATCTGGAGGCTTTTGGTGAAGAGAATGCAATCAATCCTGCGATCATTCCCTGTTTTAACCTCTGCCTGGACGAAGTCCTGACGAACATCATTTCTTACGGATACGATGATGGTCCTGAGCATGCCGCCCATTTGACGCTGTCGTTGGCAGACGAGATTATGACGGCTGAGATTCGCGATGAAGGCCGAGCTTTTAATCCACTCGAAGATGCACCCGAGCCAGATTTGGAATCGGAGATTGAAGACCGCGATATCGGTGGCCTGGGAATTCATTTCTGTAAGGAAATGATGGATAAGCTGGAATACCGGCGCGAAGGCGACTGGAACATTCTGACCATGAGTAAGTCCGTCGCTTTGCCCGCGCTGGATGATTGA
- a CDS encoding TylF/MycF/NovP-related O-methyltransferase translates to MGNELFGFDIDQQWDYENGFYLTSHVTRIPKMLAHFKLYESILNLPGHIVECGVFKGASLIRFSTFREVLESPHSRKIIGFDAFGKFPGQKEEDDEVFIKKFENAAGDGISTDELKKVFAYKGFENFDLVQGDVIETIPQYVAEHPELKIALLHIDVDVYKPSVAILENLYDRVVTGGLIVFDDYGTVAGETKAIDEFFAGKDVVIEKLPISHIPAYVRKK, encoded by the coding sequence ATGGGAAACGAACTCTTCGGATTTGATATTGATCAACAGTGGGATTACGAGAATGGCTTTTATTTGACCAGTCATGTGACTCGCATTCCTAAAATGCTTGCGCACTTCAAGTTGTATGAATCGATACTCAACTTGCCAGGGCACATTGTCGAATGTGGCGTTTTTAAGGGTGCTTCCTTGATTCGGTTTTCTACATTTCGTGAAGTTCTTGAAAGCCCCCATTCTAGAAAGATCATCGGTTTCGATGCATTTGGGAAGTTTCCCGGGCAGAAGGAAGAAGATGATGAGGTTTTCATTAAAAAATTTGAAAATGCTGCAGGAGATGGGATTTCCACAGATGAATTAAAAAAGGTTTTTGCCTACAAAGGGTTTGAAAACTTCGACCTTGTGCAGGGGGATGTCATTGAAACCATACCACAATATGTTGCGGAGCATCCGGAATTGAAGATTGCTCTTTTGCATATTGATGTAGATGTCTACAAGCCATCTGTTGCCATCCTCGAAAATCTCTATGATCGAGTTGTGACCGGTGGTCTTATCGTATTTGATGACTACGGAACAGTTGCAGGAGAAACGAAAGCAATCGATGAGTTTTTTGCAGGAAAAGATGTGGTGATAGAGAAACTGCCTATTTCACATATTCCGGCATATGTGAGAAAGAAGTAG
- a CDS encoding alpha/beta hydrolase-fold protein, which yields MPRISIRSLLLVALVYPLFSALPVMGATSDFTEESYNNTLDSNRLYYYLQFLPLGYDATDTSKQYPVIVYLHGNGLHHKDNGNGNYTSYFGDLSRHYNQGPARVITSGDNTSMTFTTTNGDESFIVLCLQQRTGRNGWQGKQVIPFVDHALASLNIDPNRVYLTGHSMGGNGTWKVATSSENNPNRFAAIAPVAANGTNTQMGVDAAGHGLPVWAFTSNNDGSALYYGTTRPINSMLGLNADPTPRVTAYVGASHGKTEEYAYSIASTSRSTFALAGDPVDPNGSPPVTTLLPVDFALTPHSSLYEWFLTQSLGTTPPPPPPTNQAPMADAGLDQSVVLAQGVSQVVVNLAGVISDDMLPNGTLNGQWSLLSGPTGVGVTFADSTSPTTTATFVALGTYELQLEADDSALTDVDTVVITITAEPVSGEERRILFDLGPSSTFTAGNWNNINNSGAGVKIADAIDDTGASTGIQFEVTSAFTATNGSGKVASDPYPETAQRDSFNVNSSTTATFVLSGLDAANFYDLSFFGSRSGTTIREGEVTVNALPSQNYNAANNISTVVTFTDVVPDSSGEITVTFNTYNGSGHAYLGVVDILEKVPEPAGGFRVVFDLGTTNFVTAGNYNNVTDPGLGVHISDAIDDQGELTGVSLEITNAFVNPNGSGIEDDVIYPSSVQRDSLFVAGTDDAQVVLGGLDSADTYTIYLFGSRAFGGDKTVEFSLDGGLTWIDLNCSNNVDTVIEFPNQSPDAQGEFVIDVQADDGSGFGYLGAIELIKN from the coding sequence ATGCCCCGAATATCTATTCGCAGTCTGCTGCTTGTTGCGCTTGTTTATCCTCTCTTTTCAGCACTGCCAGTGATGGGTGCGACGAGTGACTTTACGGAAGAATCTTATAACAATACTTTGGATAGCAATAGGCTGTATTATTATCTTCAATTCCTTCCACTCGGCTATGACGCAACGGATACTAGCAAACAGTATCCAGTCATCGTTTATCTCCACGGTAATGGGCTTCATCATAAGGATAATGGAAATGGTAATTATACGAGTTACTTTGGTGACCTTTCCAGGCATTATAACCAAGGGCCGGCCAGGGTTATTACAAGTGGTGATAATACCTCGATGACATTTACTACAACAAATGGAGATGAGTCATTTATCGTTCTATGTCTGCAGCAGAGGACAGGTAGAAATGGTTGGCAGGGAAAACAGGTTATACCATTCGTTGACCATGCTCTAGCTTCATTGAATATTGATCCGAATCGCGTGTATCTTACCGGCCATAGCATGGGTGGTAACGGTACCTGGAAGGTGGCCACATCAAGTGAGAATAACCCCAATCGCTTTGCTGCTATTGCACCTGTAGCTGCCAACGGTACGAATACTCAGATGGGGGTTGATGCCGCTGGACATGGGCTCCCTGTTTGGGCCTTTACGAGTAACAATGATGGGTCAGCTCTTTATTATGGGACAACACGCCCTATTAATTCGATGCTTGGTTTAAATGCTGATCCAACACCTCGTGTTACCGCGTATGTCGGTGCAAGTCATGGGAAGACTGAAGAGTACGCATACTCTATTGCTTCGACTAGTCGATCCACGTTTGCCTTAGCAGGAGACCCTGTTGATCCAAACGGTAGTCCTCCTGTGACTACGTTGCTGCCAGTCGATTTTGCACTGACGCCGCACTCCAGTCTGTATGAATGGTTTTTGACGCAAAGTCTGGGTACAACGCCACCTCCGCCACCTCCAACAAACCAAGCGCCTATGGCAGATGCAGGCCTGGATCAAAGCGTTGTTCTTGCGCAGGGGGTGAGTCAGGTTGTGGTTAACCTGGCTGGAGTGATTAGTGATGATATGCTTCCTAATGGAACTCTGAATGGACAATGGAGTCTGCTGTCCGGCCCTACGGGTGTTGGAGTCACTTTTGCTGATAGTACCTCGCCAACAACGACAGCAACATTTGTTGCGCTCGGTACATATGAACTACAACTGGAAGCGGATGATTCAGCGTTAACAGACGTGGATACCGTTGTGATTACGATAACGGCAGAGCCTGTTTCCGGCGAGGAACGTCGTATTCTTTTTGATTTGGGACCTTCTTCAACATTTACAGCCGGTAACTGGAATAACATCAACAACTCCGGTGCGGGGGTGAAGATAGCCGACGCCATAGATGATACTGGTGCCTCGACGGGAATTCAATTTGAGGTGACTTCGGCATTCACAGCCACCAACGGTAGCGGTAAGGTTGCCAGTGACCCGTATCCGGAAACGGCTCAGCGGGATAGCTTCAATGTGAACTCCAGCACGACGGCAACCTTTGTCCTGAGCGGTCTTGATGCAGCGAACTTTTATGATCTGTCGTTTTTTGGATCCCGCTCGGGAACAACAATTCGTGAAGGGGAGGTGACGGTCAACGCATTGCCCAGTCAGAATTATAATGCAGCCAATAATATCAGTACTGTCGTGACCTTCACTGATGTTGTGCCTGATAGTTCGGGGGAGATTACAGTCACTTTCAATACTTATAATGGTTCAGGGCATGCTTATCTCGGTGTGGTCGATATTCTTGAGAAAGTGCCTGAACCAGCTGGTGGTTTCAGAGTCGTGTTTGATCTCGGCACTACCAATTTTGTAACAGCTGGCAATTACAACAATGTCACCGACCCAGGTCTCGGGGTTCATATATCCGATGCAATTGATGATCAAGGGGAACTTACTGGTGTGAGTCTGGAAATCACCAATGCATTTGTGAATCCCAATGGAAGTGGAATTGAGGATGATGTGATATATCCATCAAGCGTTCAGCGTGACTCGCTTTTTGTCGCCGGTACAGATGATGCACAAGTTGTTCTTGGTGGATTGGACAGTGCGGACACTTACACAATCTATCTCTTTGGGTCTCGCGCTTTTGGAGGCGATAAGACAGTGGAATTCAGTTTGGACGGGGGTCTGACCTGGATTGATTTAAACTGCTCCAATAACGTAGACACAGTGATTGAGTTTCCCAATCAGTCACCAGATGCTCAGGGGGAGTTCGTCATCGACGTGCAGGCTGATGACGGTTCTGGTTTTGGCTACTTGGGGGCAATCGAGTTGATCAAGAATTAG
- a CDS encoding carbohydrate binding domain-containing protein: MFKTLKMTNRLTQRLMVTTLYLGIATSTLFLSPNAAQADSNLVKNGNFSNTQDGKPVDWRVIGSNTSVSYDTMEKPEGASGSLKVTIDAAGKGQGQILQKIPVTPGQIYFLEGWVKSGKAENGFLQIKLLKNNKEITRISARESGVEWNRVTKEFDVGEADAIAILLRFYQTKKNIGKSLWFSNVSVIPASERIRTPPEFAKLEAVPTFNSIGIYADITGEMSKFTTGKIVFRKKGKAEWRPALDMVWHDVTKQLRGSLLNLEEDTEYEIKASMEDPNLKDPVAPAMTTAQTWKSDVPIARTIHLPPGVSNEPLIIDQSGTKDGWVRYTTDPSSPSILNAEKNGENAILLKGVHHVIIEGLTIKGGIKDAIKINESTDIRIRRCDISQWGQVGELLPSTNKKWGKGPFYMDEEGNRINLQAGVRITAGAARVVVEDCFIHNPRGRATSWKNGHPLGPTSIIMSMSDGNHVIRNNDLIGGEDHRFNDTIEAAYNNKVQGGPYRDTDIAGNIMFFSNDDGIELDGGQMNIRMFNNWIESSYCGISTAPTLYGPSYIYRNLIVLEGEERGETNFALKIGGNKKENPGQNFFFHNTIYSNGKALRGGNWGKGPTPVQTRNNLFALGEILYPQVSYGDFDYDMLRPNSLDPALPKWQKNGVIGSEKFQNRSAGDYRLTDQSPAIDAGQILPTVNDNHTGKEPDIGAIPFGAESLFPVRPNSISLLPMRVHLAMTIGHAETASATIAINAPASTGSRWRIITDTPWLIVSPTSGPCDGNPHEVTLSIDPANKKEGLLQGAVTVRTDSGYNRTSFIKARVRPQKLFMKVFDAVDLEHSGFTVVESNDAPTPSFLQAPESRSEADKSFIKVNVSIDQPGTYYLHGLISVPGPGAPAHDSFFVQIDEGERTLWAFAIKAASHWAWQTSSIHKEAYPQKIELDAGEHTIMVWGREALSQVAKLAISNSTLSPES; this comes from the coding sequence ATGTTCAAAACCCTGAAGATGACAAATCGACTAACTCAGCGCCTAATGGTAACGACACTCTATCTGGGCATAGCCACCTCTACCCTCTTTCTCAGTCCAAATGCCGCTCAAGCTGACTCCAATTTGGTTAAGAACGGAAACTTCTCCAACACACAGGATGGAAAACCCGTGGATTGGAGAGTCATCGGTAGCAATACGTCCGTCAGTTATGACACAATGGAAAAGCCAGAAGGTGCATCTGGCAGCCTTAAGGTAACCATTGATGCCGCCGGCAAAGGCCAGGGCCAAATCCTTCAAAAGATTCCTGTAACACCAGGTCAGATTTATTTCCTAGAGGGTTGGGTAAAATCCGGGAAAGCCGAAAATGGCTTTCTGCAAATTAAGCTCCTGAAAAACAACAAAGAGATAACCCGAATCAGTGCACGAGAATCAGGCGTAGAATGGAATCGTGTGACTAAGGAATTCGACGTCGGAGAAGCAGATGCAATCGCGATTCTCCTTCGCTTTTATCAGACCAAAAAAAATATCGGTAAGTCTCTATGGTTTTCAAACGTTTCAGTGATTCCTGCCAGCGAACGGATTCGCACTCCTCCTGAGTTTGCCAAACTCGAGGCCGTACCGACATTCAATTCAATTGGCATTTATGCGGACATCACTGGTGAAATGAGTAAATTCACAACTGGCAAAATTGTTTTCCGTAAGAAAGGTAAAGCGGAATGGCGCCCTGCATTGGACATGGTTTGGCATGATGTGACCAAACAATTGAGAGGAAGCCTTCTGAATCTTGAGGAAGATACGGAGTATGAAATTAAAGCTTCGATGGAAGATCCAAACCTCAAAGATCCAGTTGCGCCAGCCATGACAACAGCCCAAACCTGGAAAAGCGATGTTCCGATCGCCAGGACAATCCATCTTCCTCCAGGCGTGAGCAACGAACCTCTCATTATTGATCAAAGCGGCACAAAGGATGGCTGGGTTCGTTACACAACAGATCCAAGCTCCCCATCGATATTGAATGCAGAGAAGAATGGTGAAAATGCAATTCTGCTCAAGGGAGTCCATCATGTTATCATTGAAGGCCTGACAATCAAAGGAGGTATCAAGGACGCAATTAAAATCAACGAATCGACCGATATACGTATTCGCCGCTGCGACATATCCCAATGGGGCCAAGTCGGAGAACTGCTTCCCTCGACAAACAAGAAATGGGGAAAGGGTCCTTTCTATATGGACGAGGAAGGCAATCGAATCAACCTGCAAGCGGGAGTCCGTATCACCGCCGGAGCAGCCAGAGTTGTCGTCGAAGACTGCTTCATCCACAACCCACGAGGACGCGCCACATCCTGGAAAAACGGCCATCCGCTTGGGCCAACCTCGATCATCATGTCGATGTCAGACGGCAATCATGTCATCCGCAACAACGACTTGATTGGCGGCGAAGATCATCGTTTTAACGATACGATTGAAGCTGCCTATAATAACAAAGTTCAGGGAGGACCTTATCGCGATACCGACATTGCCGGCAACATCATGTTTTTCAGTAACGATGATGGAATTGAACTCGACGGCGGCCAGATGAACATCCGCATGTTCAATAACTGGATCGAGAGCAGCTATTGCGGCATCAGTACCGCCCCTACCCTCTACGGCCCCTCATATATTTATCGCAATCTCATCGTGCTTGAAGGCGAGGAGCGTGGGGAAACAAACTTTGCACTGAAGATAGGAGGAAATAAAAAGGAGAACCCAGGACAGAATTTCTTCTTTCATAATACCATCTATAGCAATGGCAAGGCCCTACGTGGAGGTAACTGGGGCAAGGGTCCAACACCTGTCCAAACCCGTAACAATCTTTTTGCCCTAGGCGAAATCCTGTATCCACAAGTTTCTTATGGTGATTTTGACTACGATATGCTGCGCCCAAATTCATTAGACCCTGCACTTCCCAAGTGGCAAAAAAACGGAGTCATTGGCTCTGAGAAATTTCAAAACCGCTCAGCTGGAGACTACCGCCTTACTGATCAATCACCAGCAATTGATGCAGGCCAAATCCTGCCTACGGTAAATGACAATCACACCGGCAAAGAGCCTGACATTGGTGCAATTCCATTCGGAGCAGAATCACTTTTCCCAGTCCGTCCAAACTCCATTTCGTTACTACCAATGCGGGTGCATTTAGCAATGACGATTGGCCATGCAGAAACAGCAAGTGCGACAATCGCAATCAACGCCCCAGCATCTACTGGTTCCAGATGGCGCATCATTACAGACACACCATGGCTCATAGTTTCGCCAACTTCAGGCCCCTGCGATGGCAATCCTCATGAAGTGACGCTTTCAATTGATCCAGCAAATAAAAAGGAAGGTCTCTTGCAAGGGGCTGTTACCGTCCGCACTGACTCTGGATACAATCGCACTTCTTTCATCAAAGCACGGGTACGTCCTCAAAAGCTGTTCATGAAAGTTTTCGATGCTGTCGATCTTGAACACAGCGGTTTCACCGTTGTCGAAAGCAACGACGCACCAACGCCAAGTTTTCTGCAAGCCCCTGAATCGAGGAGCGAAGCTGACAAATCCTTCATCAAAGTTAACGTCTCAATCGATCAGCCTGGAACTTATTATCTGCATGGATTGATTTCGGTTCCTGGTCCCGGTGCTCCGGCACACGACAGCTTTTTCGTCCAAATCGACGAAGGAGAACGCACACTTTGGGCTTTTGCAATAAAAGCAGCCTCACACTGGGCCTGGCAGACTTCTAGCATCCACAAGGAAGCCTATCCACAAAAGATCGAACTCGATGCTGGCGAACATACGATCATGGTATGGGGGCGTGAAGCATTGTCGCAGGTAGCTAAACTCGCCATCAGCAACAGCACACTTTCTCCGGAAAGCTGA
- a CDS encoding extracellular solute-binding protein codes for MTQNKVSIVRSHILSMLEDGKIKTGDKIPAAREIAEQLNISFLKVQQAVESLCQDGVLHSHSRKGTFVQPNWETRILSENICVYNPVEYLPWLPQMLELIEDSIPGLRSTFAFKRGTLEVRTTSHVLTEYHDYMDLSDIFAECYDDRSLFFEKPFRPFEINGKIVGIPFAFSPRVIFFNPKLFEKAGCKLPQPGWTWAEFTDCVKKLRKILPENQIINWYPGQHPFMTFIIRAGGKLFCPEEQDPVAIDSPEVKEGLRLFRELGDLVAGEPYTEEHFRQAFLSGQAAMHLSGRHYMDHIIRSDFDDWSTTPLPVFQGGVDCTAQATDLVCVRKSCTSPELAKKYITAMLSEKVQDYLGQWKHNIPIRKSSAFKSLDLDDPRDALFAVEVAKISTEFNLEPPFPGALVLKGITRILRDGIDLEEGLNELAQAARTILGIEGTGNNTGHIGSVFYRSK; via the coding sequence ATGACCCAGAACAAAGTTTCAATCGTCCGCAGTCACATCCTTTCAATGCTTGAGGATGGAAAGATTAAAACAGGTGATAAAATCCCTGCGGCCCGTGAAATTGCGGAACAACTGAACATCTCCTTCCTCAAAGTCCAGCAGGCGGTTGAATCACTTTGCCAGGATGGTGTGCTGCATTCGCACTCACGCAAAGGCACCTTCGTTCAGCCAAACTGGGAAACGCGTATCCTGTCAGAAAACATCTGTGTCTACAATCCAGTCGAGTACCTCCCCTGGCTCCCCCAAATGCTGGAATTGATTGAAGATTCCATTCCGGGCCTCCGCAGTACTTTTGCCTTCAAACGCGGGACGCTCGAAGTACGGACAACTAGTCATGTATTAACAGAGTATCATGACTATATGGATCTTTCTGATATCTTCGCTGAATGCTATGATGACCGTAGTCTCTTCTTTGAAAAACCATTTCGCCCCTTCGAAATTAATGGGAAAATTGTTGGAATTCCTTTCGCTTTTTCACCGCGCGTTATCTTCTTCAATCCCAAGCTCTTTGAAAAAGCAGGTTGTAAATTACCTCAGCCAGGATGGACCTGGGCGGAGTTCACCGATTGTGTAAAAAAGCTGAGGAAAATACTGCCTGAAAATCAGATCATTAACTGGTATCCAGGTCAGCACCCGTTCATGACATTTATCATTCGTGCAGGAGGAAAACTTTTCTGCCCCGAAGAGCAGGACCCTGTTGCAATAGATAGCCCGGAAGTCAAAGAAGGCCTTCGCCTGTTCCGTGAGCTTGGTGATCTTGTTGCTGGCGAACCTTATACAGAGGAACACTTTCGGCAGGCATTTCTCTCTGGTCAGGCAGCCATGCACCTTTCGGGACGCCATTATATGGACCACATTATCCGCTCTGATTTTGATGATTGGAGCACAACACCGCTTCCCGTATTTCAAGGTGGAGTCGATTGTACTGCACAAGCGACAGACTTGGTTTGTGTTCGCAAGTCATGCACCTCACCTGAGCTCGCAAAGAAGTACATCACAGCCATGCTCTCAGAGAAGGTTCAGGACTATCTCGGCCAATGGAAACACAATATTCCTATCCGTAAGAGTTCCGCTTTCAAGAGTCTAGATCTCGACGATCCACGTGACGCACTTTTTGCAGTTGAAGTCGCCAAAATCTCAACCGAATTCAATCTTGAGCCGCCTTTTCCTGGTGCACTTGTGCTGAAGGGAATTACACGTATACTTAGGGATGGGATTGACCTTGAAGAGGGACTTAACGAACTCGCCCAGGCCGCGCGCACCATACTCGGCATTGAAGGCACAGGAAACAACACTGGGCATATCGGGAGCGTTTTTTATCGCTCAAAGTAG
- a CDS encoding rhamnogalacturonan acetylesterase: MIKASVYQYFKVTVLILLGYYCLIYQAEAKSPPTLHLIGDSTMASRDHSSGNPEYGWGEALHRYFKEGVSIKNHAKGGRSAKSFMIDGHWETAKQEINEGDWVLIQFGHNDQKKQKPNIFAEAKTEYKNLLQEYILETKEYGANPIIATSIYRRRFHKDGTLKDTLGEYPLAAREIAQALNVPLVDMHRASGSIIQALGIEGSKQIFLHLKPGENNYYPKGKNDNSHLSKKGAEVIAEAFVIELRRKNTPLTEWLVE, encoded by the coding sequence TTGATCAAGGCCAGTGTCTATCAATACTTTAAAGTAACCGTATTAATTCTACTTGGTTACTACTGCTTGATATATCAAGCTGAAGCAAAATCCCCTCCAACCCTGCACCTTATTGGCGATTCCACGATGGCGTCGCGTGACCATTCAAGCGGCAATCCCGAATACGGATGGGGCGAAGCGCTGCACCGCTATTTCAAAGAAGGCGTCAGCATTAAAAACCATGCAAAAGGAGGGCGAAGTGCCAAAAGCTTCATGATTGATGGGCATTGGGAAACAGCCAAGCAAGAGATCAATGAGGGAGACTGGGTTCTTATTCAATTTGGTCACAATGATCAAAAAAAACAAAAGCCTAACATCTTCGCGGAAGCAAAAACCGAATATAAGAACCTACTCCAAGAATATATTCTCGAGACAAAAGAGTACGGCGCAAATCCTATTATTGCCACATCAATATACCGAAGAAGATTTCACAAAGATGGCACACTCAAGGATACTTTGGGTGAGTATCCATTGGCCGCCCGGGAAATCGCCCAAGCACTGAATGTTCCACTCGTTGATATGCACAGGGCCTCCGGAAGTATCATTCAGGCGCTGGGAATTGAAGGCTCCAAACAAATTTTCCTTCACCTGAAACCTGGAGAAAACAACTACTATCCCAAGGGAAAAAACGACAATTCCCACCTCTCAAAGAAAGGCGCAGAAGTCATTGCAGAAGCATTCGTTATTGAGTTGCGTCGAAAAAACACACCACTTACCGAGTGGCTTGTTGAATGA
- a CDS encoding Gfo/Idh/MocA family oxidoreductase: protein MQPSPNSTLLAPPEHIPHKPGRSLDKGSPLRVALIGVSGFAQVHFTMISNAMESSRLKLLAATVINQEEEAEKCSLIGSMGGKLYQDYRQMLQELDGQIDLCFIPTGIHLHTPMTIAALRAGANVFVEKPAAATIQEVNAMQETERRSNQFVAVGYQTMYASETLWMKEAIINGKIGKIKSIKCRGLWPRFDSYYTRNNWAGRLRVGQDWMLDSPFNNAIGHQLNMICFLAGKELSKSAEIANIQAELYRARSIESADTACMRISTNDDISLYFYATHSSSGILNPEITVIGESGEVHWTFQKATLRTANDEVHEINCEQPASLRQQIIPRLAERINNSNAFICGLDIAKAQTLCVNGAHESSSIHEIPAQYIEKINTDGEIKTIVKELDATIQTAFRKEKLFSELGVPWAQSGKLIDLSDYKHFPTFREI from the coding sequence ATGCAGCCAAGCCCGAACTCAACGCTCCTTGCCCCTCCTGAGCACATACCTCACAAGCCTGGACGCAGCTTGGACAAGGGTTCGCCGCTCCGAGTTGCCCTCATAGGAGTATCGGGATTTGCACAAGTTCATTTCACAATGATTTCGAATGCAATGGAATCAAGCCGGCTGAAATTACTTGCTGCAACTGTCATCAATCAGGAAGAAGAAGCCGAGAAATGTTCTCTCATCGGATCCATGGGCGGCAAACTGTATCAGGACTACCGACAGATGCTACAAGAACTTGATGGCCAGATCGATCTTTGCTTTATCCCAACCGGAATCCATCTGCATACCCCAATGACAATTGCTGCGCTACGTGCAGGCGCTAATGTCTTTGTCGAAAAGCCCGCTGCAGCAACCATTCAGGAAGTAAATGCAATGCAAGAGACAGAGCGGCGCTCTAATCAATTTGTCGCCGTCGGTTATCAAACCATGTATGCCTCGGAAACCCTGTGGATGAAGGAAGCCATTATCAACGGTAAGATAGGAAAAATAAAATCCATCAAATGCCGTGGCCTTTGGCCGCGCTTTGACTCCTATTACACGCGTAACAACTGGGCAGGTCGACTCCGCGTAGGCCAAGACTGGATGCTGGACTCTCCCTTTAATAATGCAATTGGACACCAATTGAACATGATCTGTTTCCTGGCAGGCAAGGAGTTGTCCAAATCAGCAGAAATAGCCAACATCCAAGCCGAACTTTATCGCGCAAGATCGATCGAAAGCGCAGATACAGCATGCATGCGCATTAGTACAAATGATGACATCTCACTGTATTTTTATGCCACACATAGTTCCAGTGGTATATTGAACCCAGAAATCACTGTAATTGGAGAATCCGGCGAGGTGCACTGGACATTTCAAAAAGCCACGCTTCGCACCGCCAATGACGAAGTGCATGAAATCAACTGCGAGCAGCCGGCCAGCCTTCGTCAGCAGATAATTCCAAGACTGGCTGAACGCATCAACAATTCAAACGCTTTCATATGCGGGCTTGATATCGCCAAAGCCCAAACTCTTTGCGTCAATGGTGCGCACGAATCTTCGTCCATCCATGAAATCCCAGCACAGTACATTGAGAAAATCAATACGGACGGAGAAATTAAAACGATCGTCAAAGAACTTGATGCAACCATTCAAACCGCCTTTCGAAAAGAAAAGCTATTCTCTGAACTAGGCGTTCCCTGGGCCCAATCAGGAAAACTCATTGACTTAAGTGACTACAAACATTTTCCAACCTTTCGAGAAATTTGA
- a CDS encoding LamG-like jellyroll fold domain-containing protein, translating to MNSVINNPIPSLKGILKKASFALSLCGLASSLCSAGLLFEYDAAADTPGNGSWMDEQGNQNLTFVSGSPSPVDVSGDSNYFTAAYKFGGASSVIGGNAGNSSWPALGLLTGSTYEMWVRPTAIPVGDRQILLELGSSFRGLSISLDTDGSVLGLVKNGSANTSPNIVVNTSDITSTLTAGEFVQVVFRFDNDTINTESTGSFFINGVSNGATTIASDLTFQANDVSGLGREFSQTGGTQRDSGTYARSTFTNYDGQYALVRIYDNALSDADILANYNAIAIPEPSTYAMIFSGLMLGLVMIRRRIAGR from the coding sequence ATGAACTCAGTAATAAATAATCCAATCCCCTCTCTTAAAGGCATTTTAAAGAAGGCTTCATTTGCATTATCCCTTTGTGGTCTTGCCAGTAGTCTGTGTTCCGCAGGACTCCTATTTGAGTATGATGCCGCTGCGGACACACCAGGAAATGGTTCCTGGATGGATGAGCAGGGAAACCAGAACCTTACCTTTGTTTCAGGTTCGCCTTCTCCAGTGGATGTTAGTGGAGACAGTAATTACTTTACCGCTGCCTATAAGTTCGGAGGCGCTTCTTCTGTTATTGGGGGCAATGCAGGTAACTCCAGTTGGCCGGCACTAGGCCTTCTTACTGGTAGTACCTATGAGATGTGGGTTCGTCCCACTGCAATACCTGTTGGGGATCGGCAAATACTATTGGAGTTAGGGAGTTCATTTCGCGGACTTTCGATCAGCCTTGATACCGATGGATCTGTGTTGGGTTTGGTTAAGAATGGCAGTGCAAATACAAGTCCGAATATAGTCGTTAATACTTCCGATATTACTTCGACTCTCACTGCAGGTGAGTTTGTGCAAGTTGTTTTCCGGTTCGATAACGATACTATTAATACCGAGTCGACTGGATCGTTTTTCATCAATGGTGTATCAAATGGTGCAACTACAATTGCCAGTGACCTTACGTTTCAGGCCAATGATGTTTCTGGTCTTGGAAGGGAATTCAGCCAGACAGGTGGCACGCAGCGTGACAGCGGTACCTATGCCAGAAGCACCTTCACCAACTATGATGGCCAGTACGCTTTGGTTCGCATCTACGATAATGCTTTGAGCGATGCAGATATTCTTGCGAATTACAATGCAATCGCTATTCCAGAACCTTCCACATACGCCATGATATTCAGTGGTTTGATGCTGGGCCTTGTGATGATTCGTCGACGTATCGCAGGCCGCTGA